aagctcaaccagataaaaacagcagcaatgcaaaattacaaatttaaaacaccaagttaaaatttatttatagactgctgaAATgctagaataaaaaggtcttcacctggcgtctaaaagcataaaagactgtcttttttgctaagtgtaagccgctctgagagccttttttggctgaggagcggggtataagtatgattaaataaataaatataatgtaggtgccaagtgaacctccttagggagctcattccacagccggggtgccacagcagagaaggcccttctcctggtaggcagctgactcacttcctttggcaggggctcgcggagaagggcccctgaggatgacctagagtccgggcaggtacatacgggaggaggcgttccttcagatagcctggccccaagccatttagggctttaaatgttaataccagctctttgaatcgggcccggacctggactggtagccaatgaagctggaaaaggactggcgtaatgtggtctcgtcggccagtccctgttagtaattgCACAAAACGAACTGGATAACATGTTCCCCTCTGTGGGATCATTCAGTATAGCACCAATAATCAAATGGTCTCTTAAGATCTCTttatgatcatcccagagtgcaggacacagaatactgggctcaagttacaggaagccagattctggcttgacatggggaaaaacgtcttgactgttacagcagtacgacaatggaaccagttacctagggaggttgtgggctctcccaaactagagtccttcaagaggcagctggacagccatctgccaggtatgctttaaggtagattcctgcattgaacagggggctggatttgatggccttataggccccttctaattctactattctattatacTTATTGCTCTTTTTTATTATATAAAAATGAAGTCTGTGCGGAAAAAGAACACAAACTCAATATCTCGATAACAAGGCAGTCTAAAGGGTTTTATAAGCATGGTCGAGAGCGAAGGAGTAATGAACTGACTACGTTGCCACCTCTAACCAAATATAATATAGAAACATAAAACCTATGAGGAGGTGGAAGTCAAATCAGTTATTGCTTAAAACAGAGCACCGGTTGGAAGGAGACACAAACTAAGGAAATTTAGTAATGAGTCTTCAATGGTTGGACGTTTGATGACTTGGCATACTTTTAAAGCATGGACAAGAGATCAGTGTATTTCTTTAGTACCTTATTATAAAAACTTAAGGCAATGAGTGGGATACTTTAAATTtaatttgattacatttatatcctacttttctcCATCAGGAAACTCAAGGTGGCTATCTGGGATTACCAGGTAATCTCCGCTCCAAGCGCTGAGCAGGCCCAGCCTTCCTTAAAaacataagcctatgcggcagggtcttgctatttactgttttactctgtacagcaccatgtacattgatggtgctatataaataaataataataaataataagacgacgggtccatctagtccaacgttctgttcccacagtggccaatcagcttctggtggaaacgcacaagcaggacatgagagcaacagcactcacccacctatgttccccagcaactggtgcacgtaagcatactgcctctgttactggtaGTAGCAGAGCcaccaggactaatagccattcatagccttctcctccaagaatttgtctacaCCCCCCGCcggcttttaaagccattcaaatatgTGGCCATTACAATGCCTTGTGGTTGTAAACTCCATCCTTTCACTCTGCACCTTGTGAAGAAGCTCTTCCGTTTTTTCATCAGTCTtagaagagggggagaaaactATTAGTGAAAGACATTTTGTTGATTACAAGATttctgcagacatcttcctataacgccctgaagaaggccttgaactATTTTTGGACTTTTCAATCCAAGAATAAAAACTTCAGCATGTTGAGAactcgtttctcccttcttttcacctgagtTGGATGCTCACCCCCTCCCTGCTTTCGCTCTGTGCTTGGCACCACAGCTCCCTGCATGGAAAGAGTAACTAGAAAGACACATAGCTGGATCCATGGGATCTACATGCCTTAATTAATTTAGCACTCCTAGAATATTACTATTACCATTAGCTGCTGCTGTTTAGAATGTTTACTGTttacttttcaaaaatgtaaGCCAAGGATAGGAAACTGGATTCGTCCCGGGGGCTGGATTTTCTCTGAAGACATATACTGATATGGCTGGATGACATGGAAGGCAAGCAGCTTGTTCCGTTGTTTCAGCGAAACAACATAATCCAAGCTCAgttccctttctctgtgcagagagaagAATGGAGAAGAAAGTATGGATGTTATGAACTGTAGTGAAGTTTCTTACTATGAAGCTCTTTCCATTACATGGGTTTATATGGTATACCCTCCTCACGTGTGAGTTCTCTCATATTTAGTAAGGACTGACCtcacactgaagctctttccacaatctATACGTTTTTATGCTTTCTCTACCGCATGACTTCTTTGATGGAAAGTTTGATGGAAAGTCTGACAGAAGCTCACACCACACTCCATGCATCCATGTGGCTtatctcctgtgtgagttctttggtgGTCAGTAAGAtttgagctctgactgaagcatTTTACACACACCATGCATTTATGTGGTTTCCCccatgtgagttctttgatggagaGTAAGACTTGAGCcctgactgaagcactttccacactccatgcatttatatggtttttcccctgtgtgagttctttgatggagaGTAAGACTTGAGCTCTGACTGAAgtactttccacactccatgcattgatatggtttctcccctgtgtgagttctgtgATGGACAGTAAGAGGTCTACGatcactgaagcactttccacactccatgcattgatatggtttctcccctgtgtgagttctgtgATGGACAGTAAGAGCTCTACGATCACTGAaggactttccacactccatgcattgatatggtttctcccctgtgtgaattctgtgATGGATAGTAAGAGATCTACGAacactgaagcactttccacactccatgcattgatatggtttctcccctgtgtgaattctgtgATGGACAGTAAGAGCTCTACGatcactgaagcactttccacactccatgcattcatatggtttctcccctgtttGAGTTCTTTTATGGATATTAAGTGTTCCTctatcactgaagctctttccacactccatacatttatatagtttctcccctgtgtgagttctttgatggacaGTAAATGCTCCACTATCACTGTAGCTTTTTTCACaatccaagcatttatatggtttcacccctgtgtgagttctttgatggttaGTAAGATGTGAGCCCTGGCTGAAGGACTTTCCACACTCcctgcatttatatggtttctcccctgtgtgagttctgtgATGGACAGCAAGAGGTCTACTgtcactgaagcactttccacactccatgcatttatatggtttctcccctgtgtgagttctttgatggataGTAAGATGTGAGCCCTGACTGAaggactttccacactccatgcatttatatggtttctcccctgtgtgagttctttgatggataGTAAGTGTTCCTCTAacactgaagttctttccacactccatacatttatatggtttctcccctgtgtgacttTTTTCATGATTAGTAAGAtgtgagctctgactgaagcagtttccacactccatacatttatatggtgtCTTCCCTGTGTGAGTTTTTTGATGTCTAGTAAGTGTTCCCCTATCACTGAAGCTCTTtacacactccaagcatttatatggtttctccccggtgtgagttctttgatggacaGTAAGATAGGAGTTCCgaatgaagctttttccacacaccatgcatttatatggtttctcccctgaatGAGTTCTTTTATGGACAGTAAGATGGGAGTACCAAcggaagcactttccacactccatgcattcatatggtttctctcctgtgtgagttctttgatgttgaGTAAGCATTTGACACGTaatgaagctttttccacactcatgGCATTTACacagtttctcccctgtgtgagtttttTGATGGATACTAAGGCCTGAGCtctgattgaagctctttccacactcaaagcattgatatggtttctctcctgtgtgagttctgtgATGGATAGTAAGTGATCCATTAGtactgaagctttttccacactccatgcatttatatgctttctcccctgtgtgagttcttcgaTGTTGAGTAAGTATTTGACACGtactgaagctttttccacactcatggcattgatatggtttctctcctgtgtgagttctttgatgttgaGTAAGTATTTGACACGTActaaagctttttccacactcatggcattgatatggtttctctcctgtgtgagttctttgatgttgaGTAAGTATTTGACACGtactgaagctttttccacactcatggcattgatatggtttctctcctgtgtgagttctgtgATGGACAGTAAGAGTTCTACTATAAgcgaagctctttccacactccatgcatttatacggtttctcccctgtgtgagtttttCGATGCATACTGAGGCcggagctctgactgaagctttttccacactcaatgcatttatacggtttctctGGTGTGTGAATTCTGTTTTGTCCATTCAAATCAGAATTACATTTGAATAGCTTTCCACACCCTGCACTCTTTTTTTCCTGATCTTGTGAGATCTGGAGTTCACGGATGGGAACACCTTGAGAAGCAGAGGATTTCTTCTTCCTATTTATTGTCAGGTTTCTCTGGTAGTGGTTTGGTCCCCTTTGATTCTCAAATAACTCTTTTCCCTCTCCATGCTGTGGAGTTCCTGATGACACCAGTGATGGCTCCTGATATTTCCCATTGACTTCGCCATCACCTACtttgggagaagaaaagaaaaataacttcctCTAAAAAGTTCAAGGAGAAAACCAAGGAACTCACCAGCATCACGGCCAATTAACTGCTTTGCTTATTGAGAATCTCCCAAGACCCTCCCCATTGCTCTCTGCGCCCCTCGCTAAAATCTTCTGTGCATGCTCCTGACTCCCACAAGAACAGTTCATTCCTTCCCAGCCTGTTTCATATGGAGTGTACTATAGTCTCAGATATGTGTATTGTTTTCTGCTTATGATCCAACTGGTTTAGCAATTCCCACAAGATTGCAGAATGAAAATGGGAGAAAACCAGAACTGCTGCAAGGCTAGGGTGAAGAGAGAAGGAACAAACGGGAGCTTTGGTGCTCTGGGGTTCCTATTTAAATTGCTGCAGTCAAAAGAGTAGATCATTTAGACCCAAGGGTGCTGGTGGACGAAGACCAACACCACATGGGCCTGCGAAGGTGTTCTCTACCGTCGGCTGTATTTCTCATCTCTTAGGAGTGTGTTGCTCCTAAGTGTAATGGTAAAGGCTGCACAATCCTGCTTGCCACAAAGGGATGGAGTGAAAGAGGCAGGACTATTTTAGCTTCCACCTATTACTTGAGCTCCTATGAAGAAAAGGAACTCTGGGGAAAGGAGATGTAGTAAAACATCTACTGAAAAAGCCCCAAGATAGTTCATCAGAAAAATTCACATCTTGATGCATCAGTCACTGAGCAGACCGAGTCATCAGGTTCTGCATTCTGCTGGAAGACGTGGCTGATGATGGAAGACTAGGTGAAAAATTCCCCAAGGAAACCCTTGAATTTCCAGCAAAGGAATAGTTCCGCCCCAAATCTGAAACGCTACCTACTAATCTCCCCTCTTCCTCAGAGTCCGGGACGAAAGAACCCTTTCCTTGTTCCAGCCGAGAAATAAGGTCCAATTTGgacatttcttttaaaggaggAGGCATGCTGGTGACTACAAAATCTTAAGGCGTTctaagtgctatttatt
This window of the Elgaria multicarinata webbii isolate HBS135686 ecotype San Diego chromosome 3, rElgMul1.1.pri, whole genome shotgun sequence genome carries:
- the LOC134396324 gene encoding zinc finger protein ZFP2-like isoform X1 → MLEDSGSADSLVGDGEVNGKYQEPSLVSSGTPQHGEGKELFENQRGPNHYQRNLTINRKKKSSASQGVPIRELQISQDQEKKSAGCGKLFKCNSDLNGQNRIHTPEKPYKCIECGKSFSQSSGLSMHRKTHTGEKPYKCMECGKSFAYSRTLTVHHRTHTGEKPYQCHECGKSFSTCQILTQHQRTHTGEKPYQCHECGKSFSTCQILTQHQRTHTGEKPYQCHECGKSFSTCQILTQHRRTHTGEKAYKCMECGKSFSTNGSLTIHHRTHTGEKPYQCFECGKSFNQSSGLSIHQKTHTGEKLCKCHECGKSFITCQMLTQHQRTHTGEKPYECMECGKCFRWYSHLTVHKRTHSGEKPYKCMVCGKSFIRNSYLTVHQRTHTGEKPYKCLECVKSFSDRGTLTRHQKTHTGKTPYKCMECGNCFSQSSHLTNHEKSHTGEKPYKCMECGKNFSVRGTLTIHQRTHTGEKPYKCMECGKSFSQGSHLTIHQRTHTGEKPYKCMECGKCFSDSRPLAVHHRTHTGEKPYKCRECGKSFSQGSHLTNHQRTHTGVKPYKCLDCEKSYSDSGAFTVHQRTHTGEKLYKCMECGKSFSDRGTLNIHKRTQTGEKPYECMECGKCFSDRRALTVHHRIHTGEKPYQCMECGKCFSVRRSLTIHHRIHTGEKPYQCMECGKSFSDRRALTVHHRTHTGEKPYQCMECGKCFSDRRPLTVHHRTHTGEKPYQCMECGKYFSQSSSLTLHQRTHTGEKPYKCMECGKCFSQGSSLTLHQRTHMGETT
- the LOC134396324 gene encoding zinc finger protein ZFP2-like isoform X2; the encoded protein is MLEDSGSADSLGDGEVNGKYQEPSLVSSGTPQHGEGKELFENQRGPNHYQRNLTINRKKKSSASQGVPIRELQISQDQEKKSAGCGKLFKCNSDLNGQNRIHTPEKPYKCIECGKSFSQSSGLSMHRKTHTGEKPYKCMECGKSFAYSRTLTVHHRTHTGEKPYQCHECGKSFSTCQILTQHQRTHTGEKPYQCHECGKSFSTCQILTQHQRTHTGEKPYQCHECGKSFSTCQILTQHRRTHTGEKAYKCMECGKSFSTNGSLTIHHRTHTGEKPYQCFECGKSFNQSSGLSIHQKTHTGEKLCKCHECGKSFITCQMLTQHQRTHTGEKPYECMECGKCFRWYSHLTVHKRTHSGEKPYKCMVCGKSFIRNSYLTVHQRTHTGEKPYKCLECVKSFSDRGTLTRHQKTHTGKTPYKCMECGNCFSQSSHLTNHEKSHTGEKPYKCMECGKNFSVRGTLTIHQRTHTGEKPYKCMECGKSFSQGSHLTIHQRTHTGEKPYKCMECGKCFSDSRPLAVHHRTHTGEKPYKCRECGKSFSQGSHLTNHQRTHTGVKPYKCLDCEKSYSDSGAFTVHQRTHTGEKLYKCMECGKSFSDRGTLNIHKRTQTGEKPYECMECGKCFSDRRALTVHHRIHTGEKPYQCMECGKCFSVRRSLTIHHRIHTGEKPYQCMECGKSFSDRRALTVHHRTHTGEKPYQCMECGKCFSDRRPLTVHHRTHTGEKPYQCMECGKYFSQSSSLTLHQRTHTGEKPYKCMECGKCFSQGSSLTLHQRTHMGETT